The Brachyspira hyodysenteriae ATCC 27164 genome includes a window with the following:
- a CDS encoding tetratricopeptide repeat protein produces the protein MENSSDDSLQNKVNNMISHYKELCDREPNNHKVRVDFGVFYTQLGNHKNAIELFKEALSINSSDYSIWRLIGISYTKDKNYHNAITHLEKAYEIENNDYISLNWLGKCYAEVGRYEDAVDVLNKSFMIAPKEYLNWRTLGIALYNLKKTDEAIESFERAIELNKYDYTSLYMLAISYKDKYEYKKSADILKKVIEVEKDNYHAYFNMGLCFFMLNDFDNAVYAFNNALNIDDKDYLLYYYLGISLYETKDYINAISYLNKSIEINNRHSSSYYYLGLSYYSAGLYDNAVNILEECIKLDNNNKEVYILLANTYNAMGDRERSIIAFNKSKEIIS, from the coding sequence ATGGAAAATTCATCAGATGATAGTCTTCAAAATAAAGTAAATAACATGATATCACACTATAAAGAACTATGTGATAGAGAACCTAATAATCATAAAGTAAGGGTAGATTTCGGAGTATTTTATACACAATTAGGAAATCATAAAAATGCCATAGAACTTTTTAAAGAAGCACTGTCTATAAATAGCAGCGATTATTCTATATGGAGACTTATAGGAATATCATACACAAAGGATAAAAATTATCATAATGCCATAACACATCTTGAAAAAGCTTATGAAATAGAAAATAATGATTATATAAGTCTTAATTGGCTTGGAAAATGCTATGCAGAAGTTGGAAGATATGAAGATGCAGTGGATGTATTGAATAAATCTTTTATGATAGCACCTAAAGAATATCTTAATTGGCGTACTTTGGGAATAGCTTTATATAATTTGAAAAAAACAGATGAAGCTATAGAATCTTTTGAAAGAGCTATAGAACTTAATAAATATGATTATACAAGTCTTTATATGCTAGCTATTTCATATAAAGATAAATATGAATATAAAAAATCTGCAGATATATTAAAAAAAGTAATAGAAGTAGAAAAAGATAATTATCATGCATATTTTAATATGGGACTTTGTTTTTTTATGCTTAACGATTTTGATAATGCGGTATATGCCTTTAATAATGCTTTAAATATAGATGATAAAGATTATTTATTATACTATTATCTTGGTATTTCTTTATATGAAACTAAAGATTATATAAATGCTATATCATATTTAAATAAATCTATAGAAATAAACAATAGGCATTCATCTTCTTATTATTATTTAGGCCTTTCATATTATTCAGCAGGACTCTATGATAATGCTGTAAATATATTAGAAGAATGTATTAAATTAGATAACAACAATAAAGAAGTTTATATATTGCTCGCTAATACTTATAATGCGATGGGAGATAGAGAAAGATCTATAATAGCATTTAATAAATCTAAGGAAATAATATCTTAA
- a CDS encoding CoA-disulfide reductase, whose product MKKVIIIGGVAAGMSAAAKARRIDKEAVITVYEKTDVVSWGACGMPYYVGGFYESPNTMIARSAEATIKSGIDLKVKHEVLKIDAQNKKVLVKDIVNNKEFEDNYDSLLIATGAKSIIPNIPNINIGNVSTLKDFSDSINMREKMKDTNIKNVVILGAGFIAIEAAHALNHIGKNVTIIQRSDRVFGNKFDKEFSDMVIEHIKENVDLHLNEKVQSLEADNNNNVKAVITDKGKYDADYVVVAIGVTPNNDLAKEAGIKLMDNGAILVDREGKTSIDSIYAAGDCASIYDRVLDDQTYAALATGANKLGRMVASNLVGGHEKFIGSLTSACILAFELEAARTGITEEEAKKRNINYKTVTVKDLDHTHYYPGYQDLHIKLIYLADSRKIIGGQILGKRGAVLRADVIAACIHAGLTVDELGMLDLCYAPPFARTWDSLNVAGNAAK is encoded by the coding sequence ATGAAAAAAGTTATAATAATAGGAGGAGTTGCTGCTGGAATGAGTGCGGCAGCCAAAGCAAGAAGAATAGATAAAGAAGCTGTAATTACAGTTTATGAAAAGACAGATGTTGTATCTTGGGGAGCATGCGGTATGCCTTATTATGTGGGCGGTTTTTATGAAAGCCCTAATACTATGATAGCAAGAAGTGCTGAGGCTACTATAAAATCAGGAATAGATTTGAAAGTAAAACATGAAGTTTTGAAAATAGATGCTCAAAATAAAAAAGTATTAGTTAAAGATATAGTTAATAATAAAGAGTTTGAAGATAATTATGATTCTCTTCTTATAGCCACAGGAGCAAAATCTATAATTCCTAATATACCAAATATTAATATAGGAAATGTATCAACTTTAAAAGATTTTAGCGACTCTATTAATATGAGAGAGAAAATGAAAGATACTAATATAAAAAATGTTGTGATATTAGGAGCTGGATTTATAGCTATTGAGGCAGCTCATGCTTTGAATCATATAGGAAAGAATGTTACTATTATACAGCGTTCAGACAGAGTATTTGGAAATAAATTTGATAAAGAATTTTCTGATATGGTGATAGAGCATATAAAAGAAAATGTTGACTTACATCTTAATGAAAAAGTACAATCATTAGAAGCTGATAATAACAATAATGTAAAAGCAGTTATTACAGATAAAGGAAAGTATGATGCTGATTATGTTGTTGTTGCTATAGGCGTTACACCTAATAATGATTTGGCTAAGGAAGCTGGCATCAAATTAATGGATAATGGTGCTATATTAGTTGATAGGGAAGGAAAAACAAGCATTGATTCTATATATGCTGCAGGAGATTGTGCGAGCATATATGATAGAGTATTAGATGATCAGACTTATGCGGCACTTGCTACAGGCGCTAATAAATTAGGAAGAATGGTTGCAAGTAATTTGGTAGGAGGGCATGAAAAGTTTATAGGAAGTTTAACTAGTGCTTGTATACTTGCATTTGAACTTGAAGCTGCAAGGACTGGAATAACAGAGGAAGAAGCTAAAAAAAGAAATATCAATTACAAAACTGTTACTGTAAAAGATTTAGATCATACACATTATTATCCTGGTTATCAGGACTTACATATAAAGCTTATATATTTAGCTGACAGCAGAAAGATAATAGGAGGGCAGATATTAGGAAAAAGAGGTGCAGTATTGAGAGCTGATGTTATAGCTGCTTGTATACATGCAGGTCTTACTGTAGATGAATTAGGAATGCTTGATTTATGTTATGCTCCTCCTTTTGCAAGGACTTGGGATTCTTTGAATGTTGCTGGAAATGCAGCTAAATAA
- a CDS encoding rubrerythrin family protein has product MNLKGSKTEVNLRNAFIGEAMARCRYMYYAEKAREEGKEDVAAAYERFARNEQEHAKIWFESFHGIPTTEENLKESIINENYESIDMYLSYAKTAQEEGFDELAMAFMNVARIEDGHKKQFQSLLRDSKADIPSWQCDICGYTDSESKNPAICPVCKHKIKK; this is encoded by the coding sequence ATGAATTTAAAAGGATCTAAAACCGAGGTGAATTTGAGAAATGCTTTTATAGGTGAGGCTATGGCTAGATGCAGATATATGTATTATGCTGAAAAGGCCCGTGAGGAAGGAAAAGAAGATGTTGCTGCTGCTTATGAAAGATTTGCTAGAAATGAACAGGAGCATGCTAAAATATGGTTTGAAAGTTTTCATGGCATACCTACTACAGAAGAAAATTTAAAAGAGTCTATAATAAATGAAAATTATGAATCTATAGATATGTATCTTTCTTATGCTAAAACTGCCCAAGAAGAAGGCTTTGATGAATTAGCTATGGCTTTTATGAATGTGGCAAGGATTGAAGACGGACATAAAAAACAATTCCAAAGTTTACTTAGGGATAGTAAAGCAGATATACCAAGCTGGCAATGTGATATATGCGGATATACAGATTCTGAAAGTAAAAACCCTGCTATATGTCCTGTATGTAAGCATAAAATAAAAAAATAA
- a CDS encoding methyltransferase domain-containing protein codes for MYDNKIYEDMWNSFGGEISYNSAMEILNILFKYYKPSSVIDIGCGIGSWLKAFSDLGIRNYKGLDGINIDKRLVPKENIQICNFIEHKNIDNIKYDLVTYLEVAEHISNEYSEDFINLLISYGDIILFSAAIPGQPGVDHNNCQPLLFWVNIFNKKGFDCFDFIRNQIYYNDKVDYYYSQNILLFVKREKTDIFTKQSLEVNNSPIFYYHSRLFNQVAMERDKLNSKINKISWWIPIRKLRDKFRSL; via the coding sequence ATGTATGATAATAAAATATATGAGGATATGTGGAATAGTTTTGGTGGTGAAATATCGTATAACTCAGCAATGGAAATATTAAATATATTATTTAAATACTATAAACCTTCAAGTGTTATAGATATAGGATGTGGCATAGGATCATGGTTAAAAGCATTTTCTGATTTAGGTATAAGAAATTATAAAGGACTCGATGGTATTAATATAGATAAGAGGTTAGTCCCAAAAGAAAATATTCAAATTTGTAATTTTATAGAGCATAAAAATATAGATAATATAAAGTATGATTTGGTAACTTATTTAGAAGTTGCAGAACATATATCCAATGAATATTCTGAAGATTTTATAAATTTACTTATTAGTTATGGAGATATAATACTTTTTTCTGCTGCTATACCTGGTCAGCCTGGTGTAGATCATAATAATTGCCAGCCTTTATTATTTTGGGTTAATATTTTTAATAAAAAAGGATTTGATTGTTTTGATTTTATTAGAAATCAAATTTATTATAATGATAAAGTAGATTATTATTATTCTCAAAATATTTTACTTTTTGTAAAAAGAGAAAAAACTGATATATTTACAAAACAATCTTTAGAAGTAAATAATTCTCCAATATTTTATTATCATAGCAGACTTTTTAATCAAGTTGCAATGGAAAGAGATAAATTAAATTCTAAAATAAATAAAATATCTTGGTGGATACCTATAAGAAAATTGAGAGATAAATTTAGGAGTTTATAA
- a CDS encoding PhoH family protein: MTENFIPNKKVFVFDTNVILHDFKSIFSFEETNIVIPITVLEEVDKFKKGSDTINFNAREFIRELDVIVEKNEELQKTKDIFKKGALLDNKSKVFIDVNNEEREEFKKIFAGNIPDHKILSCAYNIKCENHRVILITKDINMRMKARSLGIDTQDYNTDKIEKLSSLFTGIESISGDNAKIYIKELSENKEIAVKGEHSIYPNTYFCYRVKEDDEAVIGKYKEDTNSIIHVDSNIDAYGIKPRNEEQAMALDVLLDNSIPLVTIMGKAGTGKTLLALAAALAKRREYRQILLARPVVALSNKDLGFLPGDVNSKLDPYMQPLFDNLSVIQHIHSDDSDESKNIKKMLENEKIVISPLAYIRGRSLNKIYFIVDEAQNLTPHEIKTIITRAGEGTKIVFTGDIHQIDTPYLDERNNGLTYLIDRTKGEVLSGTVTLEKGERSQLAELAANVL; this comes from the coding sequence TGATTTTAAGTCAATATTTTCTTTTGAAGAAACTAATATAGTTATACCTATTACAGTTTTGGAAGAAGTTGATAAATTTAAAAAAGGAAGTGATACTATCAATTTCAATGCCAGAGAGTTTATACGTGAACTTGATGTTATTGTAGAAAAAAATGAGGAACTTCAAAAAACTAAAGATATATTCAAAAAAGGTGCTTTGCTTGATAATAAAAGTAAAGTATTTATAGATGTTAATAATGAAGAGAGAGAAGAATTCAAAAAAATATTTGCAGGAAATATACCTGATCATAAAATACTATCTTGCGCCTATAATATAAAATGCGAAAATCACAGAGTCATTCTTATAACTAAAGATATTAATATGAGAATGAAGGCTAGAAGTTTAGGAATAGACACTCAGGACTATAATACTGATAAAATAGAAAAATTATCTTCATTATTTACAGGAATAGAAAGCATTTCAGGAGATAATGCAAAAATCTATATAAAAGAACTTAGTGAAAATAAAGAAATAGCTGTTAAAGGTGAACATTCTATTTATCCTAATACATATTTCTGCTACAGAGTAAAAGAAGATGATGAGGCTGTAATAGGAAAATATAAAGAAGACACTAATAGTATAATTCATGTTGATAGCAATATAGATGCTTATGGAATAAAACCTAGAAATGAAGAACAGGCTATGGCATTAGATGTACTGCTTGATAATAGCATACCATTAGTTACTATAATGGGTAAAGCAGGAACAGGTAAAACTCTTTTAGCATTAGCTGCTGCTTTGGCAAAAAGAAGAGAGTACAGACAAATATTACTTGCCCGTCCTGTAGTAGCTCTTTCTAATAAAGATTTAGGTTTCTTACCAGGCGATGTTAATAGCAAATTAGATCCTTACATGCAGCCTTTATTTGATAACCTTTCAGTTATACAGCATATTCATTCTGATGACAGCGATGAAAGTAAGAATATCAAAAAAATGCTTGAAAATGAAAAAATAGTAATTTCACCTCTTGCTTACATTAGAGGAAGAAGTTTGAACAAAATATATTTTATAGTAGATGAGGCACAGAACCTTACTCCTCATGAAATAAAAACTATTATAACAAGAGCAGGAGAAGGAACAAAAATAGTTTTCACTGGAGATATACATCAGATAGATACGCCTTATTTGGATGAAAGAAACAATGGTCTTACTTATTTAATAGACCGTACAAAAGGAGAAGTTTTAAGTGGTACTGTAACACTTGAAAAAGGAGAGCGTTCACAGCTTGCAGAACTTGCTGCTAATGTATTATAA